The Paraburkholderia dioscoreae DNA window GCGCAACAGCAAACGATACCATCGATGCGTACCGCGACGCGCCCGCCCGCAGGAACAGTTACCGATGAAAGCGCGCTGAAAGACGTGACAAGGCGGCATGGATTCGCAGGCCGGTGACCAGGGTGGGCACTCTTCCGCGGAGAGCCTGTTGCGGCAGACGAACGATCAGAAGGACACGAACGTGCGCCTGATCAGCGCAGAAGACCGCGCGGAATCGTTCGTCGACTTGAAGACCGGCCGCGCGTGCATTTGTGATGGACGACCCGCTGTTGTATGGTGCTAAATCGCACCATCTGTACAACGAGGAGACGTGTCGTGACGGGAACGGGAATCAAGAAGGTCGCGCTGGTAACGGGCGCGGGCAGCGGGATCGGCCGGGCGTGCGCGCTCAGGATGCTGGAGCACGGCTATAGCGTGGTGCTGGCCGGCCGCCGCCAGGAACTGCTCGATGCCGTGGTCGAGGAGGCGCAGCATCTCGGCGGCGACGCTCTCGCCGTGGCGTGCGACGTCACCGACGCGGGTAGCGTCGCCGCCTTGTTCGACACGATCCGCGAACGGCGCGGCCGTCTCGACGTGCTGTTCAACAACGCGGGCCGCAATGGTTCGCCCGTCGATATCGACGAACTGGATATCGACGAATGGCGCTCGGTGGTCGACACCAATCTCACCGGCGTATTCCTGTGCACACGCGCGGCCTTCGGTCTGATGAAAACGCAGAGTCCGCGCGGCGGGCGCATCATCAACAACGGCTCGATCTCGGCGCATGCGCCGCGGCCGCACAGCATTGCCTACACGGCGACCAAGCACGCCATTACCGGCCTCACCAAAGCCGTGTCGCTCGACGGCCGCCAATACGACATCGTCTGCGGGCAGATCGACATCGGCAATGCGGCGACGGAAATGGCCGCCCGCATGGCGCGCGGCATACCGCAGGCCAACGGCGAGATCGCGGTCGAGCCGCTGATGGATGTTCAGCATGTGGCCGACGCCGTGCTGCACATGGCCGAACTGCCGCTCACGGCGAACGTGCAGTTCATGACGATCATGGCGAGCAAGATGCCGTTCGTCGGCCGGGGTTGACGGCGCGGCGCGCACAGCAAGCCGCGCGGGATCCACTTATACTGGGCGCTTTCCGCTCCGATGGATTGCGATTCGCCGTGCCCCGAACCACACTTGAGGACGACCCGCAGCCGGTGCCTCCCGCGCAGCCCGATCTCGACGACTGTTGTCATAGCGGCTGCAATCCGTGTGTTTTCGATCTCTACGACGAAGCGCTGGAACGTTATCGAGTCGCGTTCGCCGCATGGCAAGCGCGGCAGCACACACGGCAACAGGCGCAATAGGTGCAATAGGTGCAACAAGCGCAGCGCATGACGGCAGCGCGGCGCGGCAAGCCGCGCACGCGCCGTTGAACGGCGCTCAGGGTTTCGCCTCGAGCGCCGCAGCCCTTCACCATGCTCCGTCATGACCGACCTTCAGTCCGCGCCTCTCGAACCTCTCAATGAATCGCATACGCTGGACGATCTGCATCGTTTCGTGCAACGTTATCCACGGCTGTTCGTGCTGACCGGCGCGGGCATCAGCACCGATTCGGGCATTCCCGGCTATCGCGACGACAATGGCGAATGGAAACGTTCGCCACCTATCACGCTCCAGGAGTTTCTCGGCACGCCCGCCATGCGCCAGCGCTACTGGGCGCGCAGCATGGTCGGCTGGCCGGTGGTCGCGCATGCCGAGCCCAACGCGGCACACACCGCGCTCGCCCGGCTCGAAGCGGCCGGTCACGTGCCGACGCTGGTGACGCAGAACGTCGACGGTTTGCATCAGCGGGCGGGCAGCCGCGAGGTGATCGAACTGCACGGCGGTATCAACGGTGTGACGTGTCTGGACTGCGGCATGCAACACTCGCGCGCGTCGATCCAGCAGACGCTCGAAGCGGACAATCCCGCGCTTCTGAACGTGACGGCCGAAACCGCCGCGGACGGCGACGCGCATCTCGAATGGCACGATCTTGCCGGCTTCCGCGTTCCGGCCTGCCCGAACTGCGGCGGCTTGCTGAAGCCGGCCGTGGTGTTCTTCGGCGAAAGCGTGCCGAAGGAGCGCGTAGAAGCGGCTTCGCATGCGCTTGACGCGGCGGACGCCGTGCTGGTGGTCGGCTCGTCGCTGATGGTCTACTCCGGCTTCCGCTTTTGCGTGTGGGCGCAGAAGCAGGGCAAGCCGGTGGTCGCGATCAACCTGGGGCGTACGCGCGCGGACCCGCTGCTGTCGCTGAAAATCGCGGCGCCGTGCGCCGATACGCTGACCGAGCTGGCCGCCCGGCTGGCGCTGGATTGAACAGGCTGCTCCGACAGAAACGCACCTCGAAAGGACAACCCATGCTGACGACGATCGCGCAACTCGAAGCCCTCTACGGTCAGCCGCACGAGCGCGCAGTGCGTAAAGAGATCCCGTACATCAATGAAGACTATCGCGCGTTCATCGAAGTCGCGCCGTTCGCCGTGCTCGCCACCGCCGGGCCGGAAGGCCTCGACTGTTCGCCGCGCGGCGACGCGCCGGGTTTTGTGCGCATCGTCGACGAACGCACGCTCGCGCTGCCGGACCGTATCGGCAACAATCGGCTCGACAGTCTGCGCAATATCATCGCCGAGCCGAGTCTGGCGCTGCTCTTCATCATTCCCGGCGTGGGCGAGAGCCTGCGCGTGAACGGCCGCGGCCGCATTACCAATGATCCGCAATGGCTGGACAGTTTTGCCGTCGAAGGTAAACTGCCGCGCACCGTGCTGCTGATCGACGTGGACAGCGTCTATTTTCATTGCTCGAAAGCGTTGGTGCGCTCGAAACTGTGGGATCCGGCGCATTACGTCGAACGTTCGCGGCTGCCGAGCGCGGGCGAGATTCACCGGCGCATCAACGGCATGCAGTTCGACGCGGCCACCTATGACCGCGAGCTCGCTGAACGTGTGCGCACGGCCTTGTACTGAAACCTAAGGTGAACATGACGGATTCCCAAGCGGCATTGCGGCAACGTTCGCCATCCGCCGAACGCAACCGTGAACCGATTCTCGCCGTGCTGCGCGAAGCACTGCCGGCCACCGCCCGCGTGCTCGAAATCGCGAGCGGCACGGGCCAGCATGCCGTCTGCTTTGCCCGCGCCATGCCCGGTCTCGACTGGCAACCAAGCGATGCCGATCCTGCCGCGCGCGCTTCGATCGCCGCGTGGATCGCGCACGAAGGGCTCGCAAACGTGCGCGCGCCGCTCGCGCTCGACGTGCATCAGCCCGACTGGGGCGTAGACACGTTGGACGCCGTGGTGTGCATCAACATGATTCACATCTCGCCGTGGAGCGCGACGCAGGCGCTGTTCGCGGGGGCGAGCCGCCGTCTCGTCGGCGGCGGCGTGCTGTATCTGTACGGTCCTTGCAAACGCGGCGGCGCGCATACGTCGCCGAGCAACGATGCTTTCGATCAGCAGTTGCGCAGCCGCGACCCGGCTTGGGGCGTGCGCGACATGGAAACCGTGGTGGGCCTGGGCGCTTCGGTCGGATTCGTGTGCGATGAGCCGCTCGCCATGCCGGCCAACAATTTCAGTCTGGTGTTCCGGAAACGCACGGACGCGGCGCGGGTCTGACAAACGTTCGACGCAGCGAGTGGCGCGCTGCCCACCGGCTGCCGGTCAGCGGCAAGTCGGCATTTCTTTTATTCTTTCACCCTCGACGTCCCGCTGATGTTCCTTCCGGCGCGGCGTCACGACATTTTTTGGACTCTGGAGAATTCACATGAGCAAACAGGCAATCGGCGTGGTGGGGCTGGCGGTCATGGGCCGCAATCTGGCGCTCAACATCGAGAGCCGCGGCCATGCGGTGTCGGTGTTCAACCGTAGCCGCGAGAAAACCGACGAACTCATCGCCGAATATCCGGACAGGAAGCTGGTGCCGGCCTTCACGCTGGAAGAATTCGTAGAGTCGCTGGAAAAGCCGCGCCGCATTCTGCTGATGGTCAAGGCGGGCGAGGGCACCGACGCCACGATCAACCAGTTGAAACCGCTGCTGGACAAGGGCGACATTCTGATCGACGGCGGTAACACGCATTTCACCGACACCATCCGGCGCAATCAGGATCTCGCGAAGTCAGGTTTGCACTTCATCGGCACGGGTGTGTCGGGCGGCGAAGAAGGCGCACTGAAAGGCCCGTCGATCATGCCGGGCGGCCAGCGCGACGCCTACGACCTCGTGGCCCCGATTCTCACCGAGATCGCCGCGAAGGCGCCGGACGGCGAGCCATGCGTCGCCTACATGGGACCGGACGGCGCGGGCCACTTCGTGAAGATGGTGCACAACGGCATCGAATACGGCGACATGCAGCTGATCGCGGAAAGCTACGCGGTGCTCAAGCAGGTGGTCGGACTTTCGAACGAGGAGCTCGGCAAGGTCTACACGGAGTGGAATCAGGGCGAGCTCGACAGCTATCTGATCGAAATTACCGCGAAGATTTTCAGCAAGAAAGATGAAGAAACCGGCAAGGATCTGGTCGACGTGATTCTCGATCGCGCCGCGCAGAAGGGCACCGGCAAGTGGACCAGCCAGAACGCGCTCGACCTCGGCGCGCCGCTGCCGCTGATTACCGAAGCCGTGTTCGCGCGCGTGCTGTCGTCGCTGAAGACGCAGCGCGTGGCCGCGAGCAAAGTGCTGGAAGGGCCGCAGGCCAAGCCGCTCGGCGCCGAGCGTGAGGCGTTCATCGAATCGGTGCGGCGCGCGTTGTATTTCAGCAAGGTGATTTCGTACGCGCAAGGCTTCGCGCAACTGCGCGCCGCCTCGGAAGAGTACAAGTGGGATCTGGACTACGGCACGATCGCAAAGATTTTCCGCGCCGGCTGTATTATCCGCGCCCGCTTCCTGCAAAAGATCACGGACGCTTATACGAAGGACAAAGCGATCGCCAATCTGCTGCTCGATCCCTATTTCCGCGACATCGCGAAGAACTACCAGTCGGCCTTGCGCGAAGTCGTGATCGCGGCGGTCAACGCGGGCGTGCCGGTGCCGGCTTTCGCGTCGGCGATCGCGTACTTCGACGCCTATCGTTCAGAACGCCTGCCGGCGAACCTCGTGCAGGCGCAGCGCGATTTCTTCGGTGCGCATACTTTTGAACGTATCGACAAGCCGGGCAGCTTTCACGCGAACTGGAGCTGAGCGTTTGAATGGCTGCCCGGCGCGTCCTTATGACAAGGCGCGCCGGGCAGCGCCAGTGCTTGAAATTGAGATAGCGAATTATTGCTGAAAGCTATTGGGCAGATAGCCGCACGGCGTGGCGCGTCGGCTACTATTGCGATTTTCGAAATAGAGTTTCGTCGTTTTAGGGGTTTCCCCTAGGTGTCGACACTCCTAAACTTCTACTTAACCGCTGCGAGACACTAAGTCCGAAGCGCATTAAAAACAAGTTCTGGAGGTTTACATCATGAAGTCCCTTATCTCTGCAGTTGTCGTTGCCGCCGCTCTGGTTGCCCCGGTCGCTTCGTTTGCTCAATCGAATCAGCCGGTTACGCGCGCTCAAGTTCGCGCTGAACTGGCTCAACTGGAAAAGGCCGGCTACAACCCGGCGGGCGATCAGATCAACTACCCGGCTAATATCCAGGCTGCCCAAGCGCGTGTCGATGCTCAAAACGGCACCGCTCAGGCCGTGAACAGCGGTTACGGCGCCCCCGCCGTCGGCACCTCGCAAGCTGGCCGCCCGGTGAGCAGCACCGACCGTAACTCGGTCTACTTCGGCAACTAATTCACGCCGAAACTGTTGGAATCGCCGCCTGCCTGGATAGCAGGCGGCGCGCAAATGGAAACGCCGTCCGGATTGCCGGGCGGCGTTTGTCGTTTACGGCGCGGCACGGCCGCAGGCATGTGCCGCTATCTGTCTATTGCTGCGAACAGCGGCGCATGGTTTTCGCCGCCGGCGATTCAGCGGCTCGGCAGATGCGGAATCGCTTCGTTGCTAGTCAGATTGAGCTGGTGAATCTGCCGATGCGTCTTGTTCAGATGCGCCTGCGCGGCTACGCGTTGTGCTTCCAGTTGCGAAACATCCTTGCGCACCTGATGCTGCCGGCTCGCTACCGTCTGCTCCTGCGTGCCGCGCCTTTGCAGCTCGCTGCGCAGCCGCTCAGCCTGTACCTCGGACCGGGCGATCATCCGCGCCAGCTGTTCGTTCTGCGCCTCCAACTGGGCGCGGCGCGTTTCGCCGTCCGAGAGTCGCGTCGCCTGTTCTTCGAAATGATGAAAGGCGGCTTCGGCGGCTTCGAGATCGGCGGCTTTGAGCGCGCGCCACAGCGAGCCGTCCTGATACAGGGCGACGTAGTACGCCAGTTCCTTCGCGTGAAACAGCAGGCTGACCGAATACGCAAAGCTGCGGAACACGCGGAACGGCGTCAGCGCTTCTTCTTCGGCGAGCCACTCGACCTCCGCCGTGTCGGCGATCTGCACGCCGCGTGAGCTGACCTGCGACGGCACCACGGGCACCGGCCGCAAGGTCGTCACGGGACGGGCCGGCCTCGGCGACGAGGCCGGCGCCGCGGCGTCCGCGCAAGCCGCCTCGGCTGCCGCGGCAAGCGTTGCCCCCTCGTTGTCGTCGGGCGATGAAGGAGCGCAGGCGCTTGCTCGCGCATCCTGCACGAGATGCGATGGGCCTGCCAGCACGCTGCGGCGGTTCAGGAGACTTTTCACGGCGGTCCTCCGGTTGAGTCGCCCGAAATCTGCAAACGGTGCCGACAGTGAAGCAGGCCGGGTAGTGTGGCAGGCCAGGCGGTGAGTGAAACGGGGCGGACCAGCGGCGCCGGTGAGCGGACGCCGGGTGCGCGGCAATGCGGGTGTAATCGGGAACGAACGTCTAATGCAGCGGACGATGCCGGCGGCCTATTTCATCGAACAGCGCACGGCTGGGTTCGAGCGCGAGCAGCCAGGATTCGTCGTAGCCGCTCAGATTGTCGAGCGCCTCGCGCAGCCGCTCGATCGCCACGGCAGGGATCTCGACGCTGGCTTCGACGCCGCTCGACAATCCCGCGATGCTTGCCAACTGTACCAGCGCGTCGGCGGCCTCGGCCACGTCGGCGGCGAAAACCAGGTGTGTGTTCAGGAGTTCCACCAGACCGGGCGACGCCGCAATGTCGTCCACGTTGAGCTGCACGGCCAGAAAAGTGGCTTTGTTCATCCTCAACTCCCTTGCAGAATTCAGACGTTTTTGCGTACGGCGGGCCGTGGCAGCAAGACTGAGTATAGGGCAGGGCTCAAAGGATTCAATAATCACACGAATGGGCCGCGCGGCCCGACGCCAGCGAGCAGGCGAGCCGCCGCACCTATAATGAGGCCAGCCATACATGACTCGCGCTGGCATGAGCGGCCCGCCATGCCCCGTGGGCCGTGACTGGCGACGTTGTCTTTCCTCCACGGCCTGGTGACCATGAAGATCATTCGCAGCAGGGATTTCACCGCGACGCGCGCCTGGGGCGCGCTCGATATCGCCAACATGGGCGGCATTACGACGCGCCTGCATTGGACCGATCAGCCCTATAAGTGGCATGTCAACGATGGCGAGGAAGTGTTTGCCGTGCTCGATGGCCGCGTCGAGATGCGTTATCGCGAAGGCGGTGTCGAACAGTCGGCCGTTCTCGAAACGGGCGACGTGTTTTACGCTGCGGTGGGCACCGAACATGTGGCCCATCCGCTCGGCGCGGCGCGCATTCTGGTGGTGGAGGCAGAGGGCAGCGTCTGAACGTTGGCGGAAGGCCGATGCCATGTGGGGCGGTCGTCGCCGCGCACGGCGGCATAATGGTTAACCGCTGCCGGGCCTTCGAGACGGGCGGCATGGCAAATGCTTGGCCATCGATTGAATCCGATTGATTGAACGAAGAGTCGAGGAAAATCACATGACAAGACCATGGCAATTAACGGGGATCCGGTGGCTCACAGCGGCCGCGCTCGGCGTGATGTTCAGCGGCTGCACGACCATGCCGTGGGAGAGCACGCCGTTTTACAGCAGCACGCCGTCACGTCCGACCACGCTCAGCACGGTTCCCGTTCCTGCCGGTTTCTACCGGGTCAATCCGGGCGACACGATCGGCGGCATTGCATCGGCCTACGGTCGCAAACCCCAGGAAATCGCCGCGTGGAATGGCCTCGCGGTCAACGCCGCGGTTACTCCAGGGCAAGTATTGCGGGTGTCTCCGCCGATGGCCTCGGGCAGCGTGGTGACGCCGCCGGTCGCCGTCGGGCCGAATGGTTCACCCGCGGCGCCCGGCGCCCCGACGGCGTCCGCCGGACCGCAGCAAGGCGTGTTGCAATGGCCGCTGCGTGGACCGGTGCTGAAAGCCTTCGCGCCGGGCAAGTCGAACGGCATCGTGATCGGCGGAAGACCGGGCGATCCGGTCAAGGCTGCCGCCACCGGCCGCGTCGTCTATGCGGGCTCGGGTATCGAGGCGTATGGCCCGCTCATCATCATCAAACACGACGATTCGCTGATCACCGCGTATGGGCAGAACAGCACGCTGCTGGTGAAGGAGGGCGACGCGGTCGCGCAAGGGCAGACCATCGGCGAAGTCGGGGTGGACAGCCGCGGCGTGGCGTCGATCCAGTTCGAGGTCCGTCAGAACGGCCAGCCGGTCGATCCGCTCGCGTGGCTGCCGAAGTCGGGTGGGTGACGCATCTTTTTAGCGCGATTTCGGCGCTGCGCGAATTGAATATACTGTGTGGCTAAACTGCCTGCGGCAGGTTCGCTGCGTCGATAGCGGCGCAGCGGCGGCGACCGGCCGCCGCAGGCGGTCATTCATGGACGCACAGGGACACACAATGATCGATTTGCGCAGCGATACCGTAACCCGTCCGACTCCCGCCATGCTCGCGGCCATGTCGGCCGCTGAAGTCGGCGACGACGTCTGGGGCGACGACCCCACCGTGCTGCGTCTGCAGGCCACGGTTGCCGAGCGCGCCGGCAAGGAGGCGGGCCTGTTCTTTCCGAGCGGCACGCAAAGCAATCTGGCCGCCTTGATGGCGCATTGCGCGCGCGGCGACGAATACATCGTCGGCCAACTCGCGCATACCTATAAGTACGAAGGCGGCGGCGCGGCAGTGCTCGGCAGCATCCAGCCGCAGCCGCTCGAGAATGCCGCGGACGGTTCGATCCCGCTAGAGAAGATCGCCGCCGCGATCAAGCCCATCGACAATCACTTCGCACGCACGCGGCTGCTGGCGTTGGAAAACACCATCGGCGGCAAGGTGCTGCCGCCCGCTTATGTGGACGAGGCAGTGCATCTGGCGCGTCAGCGCGGCCTGTCGGCTCACCTCGACGGCGCGCGCGTCTACAACGCGGCCGTTGCTTCGGGCAAGCCGGTCGCCGCATTGTGCGAGCCGTTCGATTCGATCTCGATCTGTTTTTCGAAGGGACTGGGTGCGCCGGTCGGCTCAGTGCTGGTGGGCAGCCAGGCGCTGATCGACGTGGCGCAGCGCTGGCGCAAGGTGCTGGGCGGCGGCATGCGTCAGGCCGGCATCCTGGCGGCGGCTTGCCTGTACGCGCTGGATCACAATGTGGCGCGTCTCGCCGACGACCACGCACACGCCGCGCATCTGGCAGCGGGTCTGGAAGGCATCGAGCATGTCAAGGTGCAGTCGGTCGCCACCAA harbors:
- a CDS encoding SDR family oxidoreductase, whose product is MTGTGIKKVALVTGAGSGIGRACALRMLEHGYSVVLAGRRQELLDAVVEEAQHLGGDALAVACDVTDAGSVAALFDTIRERRGRLDVLFNNAGRNGSPVDIDELDIDEWRSVVDTNLTGVFLCTRAAFGLMKTQSPRGGRIINNGSISAHAPRPHSIAYTATKHAITGLTKAVSLDGRQYDIVCGQIDIGNAATEMAARMARGIPQANGEIAVEPLMDVQHVADAVLHMAELPLTANVQFMTIMASKMPFVGRG
- a CDS encoding oxidoreductase-like domain-containing protein; protein product: MPRTTLEDDPQPVPPAQPDLDDCCHSGCNPCVFDLYDEALERYRVAFAAWQARQHTRQQAQ
- a CDS encoding NAD-dependent protein deacetylase is translated as MTDLQSAPLEPLNESHTLDDLHRFVQRYPRLFVLTGAGISTDSGIPGYRDDNGEWKRSPPITLQEFLGTPAMRQRYWARSMVGWPVVAHAEPNAAHTALARLEAAGHVPTLVTQNVDGLHQRAGSREVIELHGGINGVTCLDCGMQHSRASIQQTLEADNPALLNVTAETAADGDAHLEWHDLAGFRVPACPNCGGLLKPAVVFFGESVPKERVEAASHALDAADAVLVVGSSLMVYSGFRFCVWAQKQGKPVVAINLGRTRADPLLSLKIAAPCADTLTELAARLALD
- a CDS encoding pyridoxamine 5'-phosphate oxidase family protein — its product is MLTTIAQLEALYGQPHERAVRKEIPYINEDYRAFIEVAPFAVLATAGPEGLDCSPRGDAPGFVRIVDERTLALPDRIGNNRLDSLRNIIAEPSLALLFIIPGVGESLRVNGRGRITNDPQWLDSFAVEGKLPRTVLLIDVDSVYFHCSKALVRSKLWDPAHYVERSRLPSAGEIHRRINGMQFDAATYDRELAERVRTALY
- a CDS encoding DUF938 domain-containing protein → MTDSQAALRQRSPSAERNREPILAVLREALPATARVLEIASGTGQHAVCFARAMPGLDWQPSDADPAARASIAAWIAHEGLANVRAPLALDVHQPDWGVDTLDAVVCINMIHISPWSATQALFAGASRRLVGGGVLYLYGPCKRGGAHTSPSNDAFDQQLRSRDPAWGVRDMETVVGLGASVGFVCDEPLAMPANNFSLVFRKRTDAARV
- the gndA gene encoding NADP-dependent phosphogluconate dehydrogenase — protein: MSKQAIGVVGLAVMGRNLALNIESRGHAVSVFNRSREKTDELIAEYPDRKLVPAFTLEEFVESLEKPRRILLMVKAGEGTDATINQLKPLLDKGDILIDGGNTHFTDTIRRNQDLAKSGLHFIGTGVSGGEEGALKGPSIMPGGQRDAYDLVAPILTEIAAKAPDGEPCVAYMGPDGAGHFVKMVHNGIEYGDMQLIAESYAVLKQVVGLSNEELGKVYTEWNQGELDSYLIEITAKIFSKKDEETGKDLVDVILDRAAQKGTGKWTSQNALDLGAPLPLITEAVFARVLSSLKTQRVAASKVLEGPQAKPLGAEREAFIESVRRALYFSKVISYAQGFAQLRAASEEYKWDLDYGTIAKIFRAGCIIRARFLQKITDAYTKDKAIANLLLDPYFRDIAKNYQSALREVVIAAVNAGVPVPAFASAIAYFDAYRSERLPANLVQAQRDFFGAHTFERIDKPGSFHANWS
- a CDS encoding DUF4148 domain-containing protein produces the protein MKSLISAVVVAAALVAPVASFAQSNQPVTRAQVRAELAQLEKAGYNPAGDQINYPANIQAAQARVDAQNGTAQAVNSGYGAPAVGTSQAGRPVSSTDRNSVYFGN
- a CDS encoding DUF2968 domain-containing protein, whose translation is MKSLLNRRSVLAGPSHLVQDARASACAPSSPDDNEGATLAAAAEAACADAAAPASSPRPARPVTTLRPVPVVPSQVSSRGVQIADTAEVEWLAEEEALTPFRVFRSFAYSVSLLFHAKELAYYVALYQDGSLWRALKAADLEAAEAAFHHFEEQATRLSDGETRRAQLEAQNEQLARMIARSEVQAERLRSELQRRGTQEQTVASRQHQVRKDVSQLEAQRVAAQAHLNKTHRQIHQLNLTSNEAIPHLPSR
- a CDS encoding cupin domain-containing protein, with product MKIIRSRDFTATRAWGALDIANMGGITTRLHWTDQPYKWHVNDGEEVFAVLDGRVEMRYREGGVEQSAVLETGDVFYAAVGTEHVAHPLGAARILVVEAEGSV
- a CDS encoding peptidoglycan DD-metalloendopeptidase family protein — encoded protein: MTRPWQLTGIRWLTAAALGVMFSGCTTMPWESTPFYSSTPSRPTTLSTVPVPAGFYRVNPGDTIGGIASAYGRKPQEIAAWNGLAVNAAVTPGQVLRVSPPMASGSVVTPPVAVGPNGSPAAPGAPTASAGPQQGVLQWPLRGPVLKAFAPGKSNGIVIGGRPGDPVKAAATGRVVYAGSGIEAYGPLIIIKHDDSLITAYGQNSTLLVKEGDAVAQGQTIGEVGVDSRGVASIQFEVRQNGQPVDPLAWLPKSGG
- the ltaE gene encoding low-specificity L-threonine aldolase yields the protein MIDLRSDTVTRPTPAMLAAMSAAEVGDDVWGDDPTVLRLQATVAERAGKEAGLFFPSGTQSNLAALMAHCARGDEYIVGQLAHTYKYEGGGAAVLGSIQPQPLENAADGSIPLEKIAAAIKPIDNHFARTRLLALENTIGGKVLPPAYVDEAVHLARQRGLSAHLDGARVYNAAVASGKPVAALCEPFDSISICFSKGLGAPVGSVLVGSQALIDVAQRWRKVLGGGMRQAGILAAACLYALDHNVARLADDHAHAAHLAAGLEGIEHVKVQSVATNMVFAQFPQQHCAPLEAWLKERGILTQMLYASRFVTHKDVTRGDIDTFIAAVKAYFAAR